A window of Phragmites australis chromosome 2, lpPhrAust1.1, whole genome shotgun sequence genomic DNA:
GTGTTGATCATCTAGCAGAGTAGGGCATAGGTAAGAGGAAAGCATAAGATTCTAAAGTGTCTATGTTGTAGAGGctgattttacttaaaaaactattattatatttattactcACTATCATCAAACCCTACTTCTAAGATGTGGATACAGATAGGGTGCCTAAGGGCGATCCTGCAACTCACATTTGACAATCACAAGCAATAAGACCCATGAGAACCAACAACTCCAAGATGACCTAAGCGACACTACTGATTGATCTCTATTATTCTAACAGGAGTTTCCCTATTTGGTACACATGATGGAGTTGCCAGTTCTCCATTCGAGTCATTGCCTGGGTACTCTGATCCTAAGCTGGAGAGAGGTTTGGAGCAAGCTCTCTTGCTTGGGGGTGAAACTGGTGTAGGAGTAAAGTCAAGCAAGTGGTGTCGGAGTATCATGTTGtcttcttcagcttcttccAAGCGATGGTGAACCGGCTTCAGTTCTTACATAGTGCTCTCATAGAGTCGATCTAGGGTGACGATGAGTTGAACTTGGACTTGCAGCATGGTACTTTCTTCATTGTAGTAGCATCGAACTCCAGTGTCCGGGCTTGAGTCACTGCGGACAGGGATGTAATGGTACAACAAGTCTTTGGTTGTTGCTCTATAATCCAGGCACACGCGGTATAGGGCTTGTCGTGTAATATCCCGTATGACTTTTTCAAAACTAGTCCTCCTTGTCTCCATGGTGTAAGCGCGTGCAACTTTGAATTCTCTGTTGTGTGCACGACGTCCATAGACAAAGACGGTGATGGACCATTCCGTGCTGTTGGATTGCCTTGTTTCTTCATACATCGAATTCTTCTAGTGTATCATGTCGTTAAGCACAGACCAAAGCATCCTTTGTAAGATCCCTTGACGCAATCCGTTGGAATGGCAAACTTCGTTGAGATTCGACTCCATCTGTAGGTTTGAGCACAAGGGGGGTGTAAGTAAACCATAATAGAGGAGAGAAATGTAAAGGGTCTTTGTGCATAGCTTTTATTCTTTCTAAAATTCCTCTTTTTAGGCTTGATCATGCTATCTAATATTACGTTCTAGGTcgatatggctctgataccatctCTGTCGAGACTAGTTTGAGAGACAAATCAATCTCATTTATGTGTTGAGcctaggaatcaatcccaacatataATGACCTTactgatgataatcattacaatatccatacctcAATCGAGTAAAAtttcttacaaaagtgacattcAAGGGTTAAAAAACCAATTAAACTGCAGCAGAAACTAAATGAACTATGATTACTCTATTCCTTTACGACTCTTCTATAGGCATGATCAACGTAGAAAGCATTTTAGAATGATTCATCTTCAGCGTACTTCTCGATACCTTCtctaactgagtgtttggtgatagcaagagtgagtatatattgtactcagcaagttgtgaaggaaataatatgcatataaagGCTTTGACACGAGTATGGCTGAATGACTCTTTtacataaaataatatttaaggAAAAACATTTGAGAAACAATACTAATTAAGTAACAACTGTaaataacaaaccacctcaagattccacccATCTTAACTTAACCAACTCCTCAACACTTCACCCAAAGTTCTATCCACTATGGTTGAACACCTCAATTATAGTTCCCACTACTAtaattgacaacacctcaactatgattcccaccatcacagcTGACCAAATTAACCAAAACATTAAGTTCTAATTACAGTATATTTTCTATGCAACTCTTAACCGTAAGCACGActgattaaccagttttacaCTTTACAGAGATTGTACACTTTACCTACAAGACGTTTATTCTTATTTACCGAGTATCCGTTGGCCGACAGAAAACTCTTATACACTTTCGAgatgtgcgctaggaatccacttcAAAGCCTTTAAAATTCCATTCTCAGCATATGCCTACCTGTTAGGATTTCACTGCCATATGAATATACCTCAATAACAGAAGCCCACTTTTGCACCTTTCAGATCCCAAAACATCTCATTCATTCCCTGTTCTACACTATGCTAAGAGTAAAACAAATTAATTAGCTGGTTTGACTCGTCTATACttgtgccgtgccgtgccctgTTTAGGCTGGACCGGGCCGTGTGGTGCTTGGgccagccaaaaaaaaaaaaaatagcccaTGTCCCAGCTCTACTCAAGGTTGGGAAAAACTatcggaagaaaaaaaaaataggcccACTACAATGAAATGGAGGAGGTCCTAACACTAGTTTTCTTAAACCTCATTTCTAATACAAACAACCATTAATTCTCTCTGGTTCTTTTCAATTCCTTGATgccaaaaaatatatgtatatataacagGGCACTTGCGCGAGTCCAACAACTATGGATCGAGTGGGAGATCCAGTGCCTGGTGCTAGTGAGCTTCTCGCTGCaggccttcctcctcttcaccgCGGGCTTCCGTAAGCGCCACAGGTCGCGCGTGCTCAGCGGGCTGCTGTGGCTCGCCTACCTCTCGGCAGACTCCGTCGCTGTCTTCGTCCTCGGCCGGCTAACTCTCCACACCGGCGACCCGCGCCACCAGCTGGTGATCTTTTGGGCGCCATTTCTGCTGCTCCATCTTGGCGGGCAGGAGACCATCGCAGCTTTCTCCATGGAGGACTGCGCGCTGTGGAAGCGTCACCTGCTGAACCTCGCGACCCAGTCGACGCTGGCTGTCTACGTCGTCGGCAAGCAGTGGCGAGGGGACAAGCGGCTCGTGTTCCCCATGCTGCTCATGTTCGTCTGCGGGGTGGGCAAGTACGCCGAGAGGACGTGGGATCTCAGGAGGGCAGGCTCACGGGCACCTGGAAGCAGCTCCATCGCTGGCCATGTTACCGGCGCCAGGCGGGAATTCGAACGTGAAGTGTTTTGGTATTATGACCGCCTGAATGATATCGTTGCGAAGAAGCTTCAGCTACATTTCGAGCTAGTCATGGAGCTGGCCACCCGGGGCTTCCAGCTGAGCTTAGATTTTCTCATGGAGGTGATCCCTGCGAAATCCTTGCGCCCTGAAACCGATTGGAACGAAGGCCTTGTGGCAAGGATCAAATCTTCAGAGAATCGAGCTGATTTGGTATACAAGTTGGCTGAAGTTCATCTCTCCTTGATCTATGACTACTTGTACACCAAGTTTGGAGGCTTCTTGGGTGTGCTGCATCGGCCAACAACCTTTGTCCTAACCTCTATAGCTCTATCCTTGTTTCTCGTTGTTCTGATTGATCAAAAGGGGACACCAACCAGCAGCTACTATGGAAATGATATTACCATATCATACATATTGCTTGTCGGCGCCGTTGCACTGGAGATCTCCTCCATCTTCATGTGGTTCATGTCATCATACTGGCCATACATGACCATTTCATATCTACAGCATCGGGGTCGCCACAAAGCCTTCCGAACAATGTTGCTCATCATTGTTAGGCGCCTAGGTCGAGAGAGAAGAGTTGAATGGTCAGGGAAGCTGCCTCAGTACAACATGATCAGTGTATGCAACCGGGAGAATCAAGCTGGCCCTCTGGAGAAGATGATGCGCTGTGTCGGCATTGAGAGGGACTACACCACGCATGTTGTTGTCTCCCCCGAGGTGAAAAAGGTGCTGCTTGACCAACTGCTTGAGATAGCCACTTCTACTTCAAGTGCCGCAGAGGAGCTGGACTTTGCCAATTTCCGTGGCCAGTGGGCTCGTAATGGAGTTGGTTGGCCTTGGTTCTTCGAAAATGAAGCTGATCCGCCTTGTTCCTCTGAAGGTGCAGCTGATCAACCTTCTTCCTCTGGAAGTGCAGCTCAAGATGCACTTCAGATTAGCGCAATCCAAGATTTGGATTTTGTATCAAGTGCCATTCTATGGCATTTTGTTACGGACATATGCTTACTGGCTAGTCAGGCTGTCCATGAGGCAACCGGTGGCATCTCCAGGCTGAGAAGGTCTAGCGAAGAGTTGTCGAATTACATCATGTATCTTGTTGTCAAGTGCAATGTAATGCTTGGAAGCGATGGGCATTACGTGGTCAAAGTTGCACGACGCGATGTGATGCTGTTTCTTGGCATGGTTGTTGACAGGAAGGAGTTCATCCAGAAAGTCAGTGATGGCGACCCTGATGTCAACCTTAAGGAATTCCCTGCACTTGATCGAGCACACCGTGTCTCCTCAGAGCTGCTTAAGATGCATGCACACAACAGATGGAAACTCATCGCGTTGGTATGGGTGGAGATGCTTTGCTACGTTGCACATAATTGTGGGGCTGGATTCCATGCCAAGCATCTCAGCACCGGTGGGGAGTTCGTCACCCATGTCAAGATGCTCTTCTTTATCCTAGGATTTCCTTTGCGTGGGCATAGTAAGGAACAGCTATTTCCTTCAGAAGAGATAGAAGAGAGAAAGTTCCTCAAGAGTTCTCATCCATGGAGACGGGGATGAGATCACTCACAGGAGAGGTCTCCGTTGTAACACCCTGAGGCTTACCGGAGGTTACCAACAAACACCTATAATTCAACCAAGtctaaaaattattaataaattTCAGAAGAGATTCTCTTGTATTTAGGGCCACATAAATGATGTGTAATGTAtcacatgttttctatatatacacatgctACCATTAAGAATAACAAGAGACAACCTTATAGAAAGACCATTGGAGAAGTTAGCTTTAGCATTGACTATAGATGACGTGGAACTCTTAAAACTAGCAGCTATCTACAACTGTTAGAGGTGCTCTAAACACCATAAACATCAGATAAATAAACCACCACAGAACACATGCAAGTCTAATCAAGAACCAGGCtactttatatatataaaactaTGAGCACAAATTGTAATTGTATAAGTGCATTCGTGTGAAGAAGATGTGTGCTATACCAGATTATAAGAAGTCGCACGCCCCGTTTGCTCCACGAGGGCGCGCCGCAAGGGAtctccaccaccgccaccaatCCGGTCCCCCTCCTCCTCTATCTGTAACGTCCTCACCGACAATGAAAGGGAAGGGGTCTCATCTCCCGTCCATCTCTAATAAGCTTCAGTGTTTCTCCGGAATGGAGTCTTTTAGAGGTTTAAATCTAGATCCTTTTACAATGGTTCATACTACCTATAGGTAggaggtagtataaatttaatctaACCGTCCACGTGATTGAATATTTCTATAATTACGACAATAGTATTAATATTTACCCACCATATTATTAAAGGGCactgcaatatttttttatacctAATTCTCAAATAATCGTTCAATCAAATAATCAGCATTCATGCCAGTCTATACATTAAACCTATGAATTTACACGATATAACTAAcatgctatttctttttttcccaaaaatacCCTTATACTACATATACTCCTATCATATACTACTCATACTACCTCTAAATAATGAGTAGTATTTTAACCAATCTAGACCATCCGATCTAAAAAATAGATGACTCAAGTTCCTCTGAGACcaccataatttttttctaaatctaTTAGTTTGTCTAGGGTTTGACTTCCATGACATCCATGGAGTTAGGTCTGTCTAGAGTCCTTTGTTTTTTCTATATCTTTGCTAGTGGCTACTGCATACGCGAGGTCCCTAGTGAAGATCTAGAAAGGCTTGTTTGTCGGGTTGCCAATGATCTCATTGGTGACCGTGTCTTTGGGGTCCGGGTCGCTGCCTGTTGGTGCTCATTACACACACATTTTAGTACCACATTCTCATAATTATCGGCTCGATCATCATCATATATATTGTTTATTACCGCTAATCTTGATGATTTCCACATGTAGTGTGTTTTGCAGAATATCATGAAATGGCGACAATAGGGCTCAATTGGAGAGAAGCCCAGAAGACACCGAATCCACTGGAGGACCAGAGTGGGAGGATCCACCTGTACCGGATGTTATGGCCCATGTACGGCACCAGATGGGCCTCCCTAAGGCCCATGACGACCCCTGGTGTTGTTTCGTAGCTATGAAACATCGGAGAAGGAATCCTAACAAGAAGGAAGGAAATCCGAGGAAAATGAGCTCGGCACACAACACCTTGCCGATCGGCACACCCCCAAAGTGACCCCAAACATGAAAAGCTATTGCTAGATatttgtagatcttttcgataGCATCAATTTGTAAACTAAGTAACAACAATACATTAGTAATGaataataaatattattagtgacgagtatcATAGTTATTGTAAACATGTTACTAATGATAACACATTACTAATAGGTGCGgattcatcactaatgatgatcagtagtgacggatcacaactgaGATCTGCCACTAACATGTGTCTCCTATAGCGTGAGGAGGCTTGTGACCTGTTATGGTgatcgtcattagtgatgggtaactttacacccatcactaatgttctattattagtgatgggtctagatCCAACCCGTCACGGATATACAATCACCAGTGATGGATTGGGTCTAGACTTATCACTAAtgtgtgttaaaaaaaaatgtcacaCTCGACGAATGATCCCCTACGGCCCCCCTCGTCGCTTTTTTGACTTGTGACGACCCCCGCGGCTCATGTGGTCGCTCTTACTTGAACCGTGCAAATTACACGTCCATGCATTTTTTTGGGATTTGAACCGACGACCTCCCCCTCGTGCAAAGCTTCCTTAACATCTTATCTCATAGTCTTACCTGATGAATATGTCAAAATTTATGCTTTTGACATTTCCTGCTCAAATGTTtggataattatttgggcatctatatggctttaaatgaaaaaattattaactttaaagttgtagatttcatcaaattctacaatgttcatataaaatttgtctccatCTGGCTCTCGACTCCCAATGGATGGGTTGATGGATGCTCTGGGACGTCAAGGGAGGTCCCTATTTATAACCCAGGGGTCAAGGACCTTCCCCTCAGCCAAGATGATGCCGGGGCTGACCTTGCCAATCAACAAGGCATGTGTGCCGATCGGCAAGGAAGGAAATCCTCTTCCTTTGCTGTTTGTCTTTGTAGAGTCGGTTTAAGGGTCTTCTAGAAGGCAAGGAAGGAAATCCTCTTCCTTTGCTATTAAGTCTTGGCAAAGTTGGTTTAATTGATGTATCAAACTTATTTAAAGTTGTAGGGGATCGTGATGTAGTTCTTATCTTCCATTTATAGAATAGCTCTTCCTACATAGGTCGACATATCAAGCTTGCGTGATGTGATCATTTCTTTTATGACTCTTGCTTTCTCcctgttactcttccccttaatctctGTGGCATCCTTCCTCAACTTTACAACCATGTTAGGCTGAGAAATTTGCTGCGGATTAAGGAATCCGACCGGTAACTTCATCTTTTTCgtatcgttaaattgcattctacagaaAAAATTACTAGTTATTAGCTACTATAtcatatattggtagatatatgaacatacactacgtgaaaaaaaactcaaaagtgatggatcataatcgTTATGGGTGACGAGTGCCGCACCTGTTACCCcgaacgtgtcactaatgactagtcataagtgatgggtaaagtCCCGTTAGcaataaggtcattggtgacggatcaaaatttgatccatcactaattaaGATTATATGTAACGGGTTATAactgtgactcgtcacttattatagttgtgacccgtcacttatgattgattTACGTTTTTCGCGTTTTTTGGatagaaaaaagttaaaaaaaaaaatcacccgaCTCATCCCAACACATGCCACCTATGGTCACGGgtcacttctattttttttagcgCTATTTTTAGTCTTTTCATCAAgcgggaatcgaacccgccACCTCCCCTCGCGCGCGCGTTACCATCTCAGCTATCACATGTTTGTGATggaatattttatccttttagcttctttgccgaaggtcataagtgacgggtcataacctaaaatttgtattaatatttacatataaaatatgtattaatatttacatataaaattcgATAGGTGACTGGTTATAATTTACCTATaaaattgtattaatattttatgaatttctgaatatctcatgcaaatgatcgcaatttgataggtgctTCGGAGTGCCtccggtaaaacgggcataacttttgcatacaaactcTGATTTCGAATATTTTTGACTATACgcacatctacagaaaaagttacatccatttctccccgACTATGTTGAGTTGgcgaatttttcgaggccaaaaaaGGCTTGAAAAATTGAGTTCTTACCCTGGAAGTTTCTACACTATTTTCGGAACGCGCGTTTGTGTacatagccgccaccccttacatcaaacttgagcagaaattatatatatttcgtattctaatgctgctgaggtgataaaaaataagaaaaaaaataaaaaaatattactgaACTAAGCATCTatgactattatcattagtgacgggtcacaacatgacccgtcactgatgtcaagtcataagtgacgggtcacaagtgatgggtcaccttagggtagtcataagtgacgggttaaattgtgacccgtcacttattacttgtcatcagtgatagatcaccttgcaccactcataagtgacgagtcaagttgtaacccgtcacttatgacctgacataagtgatgggtcatgttacgactcgtcattattatcataagtgacgggtcatgttacgacctgtcactaatttcgtgtctgctttgtctgtttttcacgtagtgatagGGGTAGgttgtaggcacttacaggcaccacacgcttatgagattgatgtcgagtttgtcGCGGCGGAACAAAgcatgcatgtccttaaaatccaccataaGATATGAGTCTCTACTTAGAAAAATGTTAGCAGGGACATAAGCAGTGATTATCGAGAACCCTATGTGACATGctctcatgtaccattcgtggaatctccttATCTCCTATGGACCATTTTAGAGTTGAACCGAGGGTAGAAATGGTTTGCCATTCTCATAAGTCTTAGGAATAGCTGGTTTAGGTaagaaatccaactgagggGTACTCAGTGTTTTGCCAGTCTCTTTCGCGACATTACCCTttgctggagattcctgagcggatgaaGACTTTGGTTTGGAGGATAAAAGGCACCTTTTCAttggagatgttagagtctaTTCGTATAGGGTAACCATAATAGGGACTCTTCGATACTCAGGTGAAGGTATCGGAGGTGCAGATGCTAGAGGCGGAGGTGCCAGAGTCACAGACGGTGAAGCATGAGACGAAAATGCCTGAGCAAGCAAAGGTGCCGGATGTAGAGATGATGCTGGGTGCGGGGGTGAAGGTGCCAAATGCAAAGAGGTTGGCGCCGGGGCGGCCATGACGCTGGCAATTTTGACTGCTGGCGGCTGACGATGGTATCTCGTCtaggccacagaatgaagttgctAATAGCatcatcgagaatctcgataccctcaagtgtgctgatgtctagcttgtacttgaTGAAAAGTGGCTGTATTGAGTCCACTTGTAGCTTGGCCTAACCGGCTGGAATGTAttgattgtgaaacacacaGCCTTAAATAGCCTGGCtcgtggcagcctcgacagtgaagtctcacTTGCCGAccagaacatgtagcatgcaatgGGTAGCCTTTGTGATATCATCCATAAGACATCTTTGGTTATCGACTTGCATGGACCCGACGCTACTCTGAAAGCCTGGGCTGGTCATTGTTGGTTGCTGTGTCATCATTAATGCCGTCCTTCCTTCACCTTTTAATTCCACATTTTCATAAACTAGACCTTAACATGTTCTTCTACCTCTTTTGCTAGGGTTTTCTTgtatctattacgggtcttgtactggtgatgaggacatcacttctTCGTATACAAGCAACACaactaataatcctcaaatcgtaCAAGggctaattacaagagcatatgcacgataattaaaccaccaggtgaactcgtttctcgctgttcacgCTTTCTTGAGTGGATTACTATTAAATTCTTATAATATTTTAATACCTAGGAATATaagagaagcatcacaagctcacataGACGTCATCACTCGAAGGACATCTTCACTCAAAGGCCAAGTCGAGTACAAGTCAGATTCCAAAATCGGTTCAGAGTCTTAGAACAGCACACCCttaaaatgagcataactctcgcatacgaaATTCGATTGAGACAATCTTaaacttgctggaaagcttatgacgagccctTTCGATTGGATTTGGTCTCGACCAAATATTACTTATAGGTTAGTCAAAGTCGATGAAATAAGATACTGCATCACGGTTTTATGCCTTATTCACTCAAGACTTTTTGATGAATtcagttaaaataggttgcatgTGAATTGTAGAATCAACAcaaaaattcctagaattttttggaGCAGCCTAGCAGCCCTGTTCAAACTGTGAGAGAGGGAGCTTCAAAATTGAGGTCCTACGTTAAAAAGCAAGTTATAAATGTTGTCTTTTTTTCATGAATTTCTGCAGACACCTGGTAGGTgataaaatcatgaaattttGACCATTTGTTCCTGACCATCTTTAGTATTATGTGttatttttatagaatttttagagAACTCTTCAGAAAAATTCgagaataaaaagaagaaatcaaatTTTTGTGCACAATAGCCAACAGCAGCACATTACTAGCTAGCTTCTTGCAACCGTTGCCGCTCGGTCAAGGCCCGCACAGAAGCTTTTGGCCGCGTGGCCGCCGTCGCCTGGGCACCGTCCACGCCGGCCAATGTCGAGCCGCGCCGAGCTGCAGAGCAGGCCGCCCCTCCATCCTAGCTTATCTCCCCCTCAACGAGCTGCCCATGCATTTCCTCTCCCAACACACAGCAGCAACGCAGAGCACTCCACAGCACAGCTAGCAGCCGCTGCACACCACCAAATCCCATCCAAATCCGACGGGCTGAGCTCAGATCCGAGAAGGACAAGAGAAGGGCTTCTCCAAGCCATATCCGACCGGATCCCGACGTTTCTCCGCTCAAATCGAGCTCGCCAACGCCGTCTTCTTCGTCTCCGGCGAGCTTCCTCCGCCCCTCGACGTCACGCTGGCTGCCGCTCTGCTGCTTCTGTCTCTGGTCTACGAACAGGGTGGGCTTCACGGCATCGCTGTTGGAATTAAATCTTGTTGTTTACGATAATTCATGTTTAATTAGACTTGGTTTTGTTAATTACGTCATGTGTTAGACGTACGTGTTGCAGATGCTAGCACGATTGTCGTTGCAGATAAACAAACCGGCATTCGAAATTCGATACGCGTGCTGTAACCGAATTCCACATGTTGTGTTGGTACGACACGTTTCTTATCTCGATCGTACCTACCATACCAGCTGAAAAGCGCGTGCCTACAGATCGAGATCGATCGAAGAAGCGCGCGCGTAACCAACAATCCCGCAGCAGGTACAGAGCATCTGCCATACCCATGGAGGACGACCAGGTAGCGGCTGCTGCGCGGGACCTCGCCGCATTGTCCATGCTGCTCCTCCGCCACCTCGGCTGCCACCACCAACAAGAGGAACTCCAGATCAACATGGCCTTCTCGCCCATGTCCTTCCACGCCATCCTCTCCCTCCTCGCGGTCGGAGCCACGGACACCGTGCGCGACCAGATAAACTTGTTCCTCGGCCCCGCCGGTGACGATGCGCATGCTGCCCTCGCCTCGAAGGTGGCCTCCTACGTCCTCGCGACCCACGACGTCAACGAGGACGAAGACGacgacgcgccgccgcccgaGGTCCGGTGCGCCACAGGTATCTGGGTGGACTCCTCGCTTGTCCTCAAGCCCGCCTTTGCGGCCATGGCCGCCTCCAGGTACAAGGCAGAGGCGCGAGCCATCTCCTTTAGAGGCATGGTACGTACGTATACTCTCTCTGCACATATTAATATTAGAGGCCCGGTCGTCGATCGGCTCCGACTGTCAATCCGTTTCTAATGCTGCTTGCTTTAATTTGCTTGCACGTACGTCATCGTTCGATGATACCTTGCATATATCGATCAGCTTGCGCAAGCCAGAGCTGAGATCAATGAGTGGATCGAGGGCAAGACCGGCGGCCACTTgaaaggccacctccctgagaGCTCCATCGGCGCCTCCACGCTTGTCGTCCTCGCCAACGCCCTCTACTTCCGAGGCTACTGGTACGACCACTTCCTGCCGGACATGACACGGGATGGCACCTTCTACGTCTCGCCTGGCCACGAGGTCACCGTGCCCTTCATGGAGGGATGCTACCTCCATGACAGGATGCACATCGGTTGCCATCCCGGCTTCAAGGTCCTGCGGATGGCCTACGCCTCCAGCACGTGCGAGCAGCGATTCTCCATGTACATCTACCTCCCGGACGACCGCGACGGCCTGCCCGGTCTGGTGCACGAGCTAAGCTCCAACCCGGCCGCTTTCCTTCACATGCCCGATCAACGGGTCCCTGTCGGCGAGTTCAAGATCCCGAAATTCGACGTGTCCCTCAAGGTGGAGGCCTCCCGTCTCCTTGGAGAGCTCGGGCTGGACCTGACGTTTTTTCGTCCCGCCGGCGACTCCTTCTCCGAGATGGTGGCGCTGGTCAAAGAAGACGATAATGAGGACATGCTGCCATCTATGGCTGTACCCTCAATCGTCCACCAGTGCTCCGTCCATGTCAACGAGAAAGGCACCGTCGCGGCAGCAGCCATCGCGCTGGAGATTCTGGGGTTTGGCATAGACACTCCTGATGAGCCTGTTGCCGACTTCGTCGCCGACCACCCCTTCCTTTTCTTCATCAAGGAGGACCatcaccatggtggtgtagttGTATTCGCTGGCCAGGTCGTTGACCCTTCACCACACTAGTTAATCAATTATATAGTTAACCCCTTCTCCTTTAGTTTATTTGATTGCTAGGTCACAGAAGTATTTTTATATTCGTGCAAGAAAAGTAATCAAGTTTTT
This region includes:
- the LOC133909718 gene encoding uncharacterized protein LOC133909718; this encodes MRVLRDCQGCIRAAQSYPATAQHRALARVQQLWIEWEIQCLVLVSFSLQAFLLFTAGFRKRHRSRVLSGLLWLAYLSADSVAVFVLGRLTLHTGDPRHQLVIFWAPFLLLHLGGQETIAAFSMEDCALWKRHLLNLATQSTLAVYVVGKQWRGDKRLVFPMLLMFVCGVGKYAERTWDLRRAGSRAPGSSSIAGHVTGARREFEREVFWYYDRLNDIVAKKLQLHFELVMELATRGFQLSLDFLMEVIPAKSLRPETDWNEGLVARIKSSENRADLVYKLAEVHLSLIYDYLYTKFGGFLGVLHRPTTFVLTSIALSLFLVVLIDQKGTPTSSYYGNDITISYILLVGAVALEISSIFMWFMSSYWPYMTISYLQHRGRHKAFRTMLLIIVRRLGRERRVEWSGKLPQYNMISVCNRENQAGPLEKMMRCVGIERDYTTHVVVSPEVKKVLLDQLLEIATSTSSAAEELDFANFRGQWARNGVGWPWFFENEADPPCSSEGAADQPSSSGSAAQDALQISAIQDLDFVSSAILWHFVTDICLLASQAVHEATGGISRLRRSSEELSNYIMYLVVKCNVMLGSDGHYVVKVARRDVMLFLGMVVDRKEFIQKVSDGDPDVNLKEFPALDRAHRVSSELLKMHAHNRWKLIALVWVEMLCYVAHNCGAGFHAKHLSTGGEFVTHVKMLFFILGFPLRGHSKEQLFPSEEIEERKFLKSSHPWRRG
- the LOC133910268 gene encoding serpin-Z1-like, which produces MLCWYDTFLISIVPTIPAEKRVPTDRDRSKKRARNQQSRSRYRASAIPMEDDQVAAAARDLAALSMLLLRHLGCHHQQEELQINMAFSPMSFHAILSLLAVGATDTVRDQINLFLGPAGDDAHAALASKVASYVLATHDVNEDEDDDAPPPEVRCATGIWVDSSLVLKPAFAAMAASRYKAEARAISFRGMLAQARAEINEWIEGKTGGHLKGHLPESSIGASTLVVLANALYFRGYWYDHFLPDMTRDGTFYVSPGHEVTVPFMEGCYLHDRMHIGCHPGFKVLRMAYASSTCEQRFSMYIYLPDDRDGLPGLVHELSSNPAAFLHMPDQRVPVGEFKIPKFDVSLKVEASRLLGELGLDLTFFRPAGDSFSEMVALVKEDDNEDMLPSMAVPSIVHQCSVHVNEKGTVAAAAIALEILGFGIDTPDEPVADFVADHPFLFFIKEDHHHGGVVVFAGQVVDPSPH